In Cryptomeria japonica chromosome 10, Sugi_1.0, whole genome shotgun sequence, a genomic segment contains:
- the LOC131859154 gene encoding ethylene-responsive transcription factor ERF036-like, with protein sequence MAARAHDAAAFTLRGESANFNFPESIKSLPRPATSSTTDIQAAAVEAANSFQHEEKQEVPQLCSSTNSDDIDNGFLESEPIIHNQSLSNDVSGTGNEINEMVDS encoded by the coding sequence ATGGCTGCTCGTGCACATGATGCAGCTGCATTTACCTTAAGAGGCGAATCAGCTAATTTCAATTTCCCTGAATCGATTAAATCCCTTCCTCGGCCTGCAACTTCTTCCACAACAGATATTCAGGCTGCTGCTGTGGAAGCTGCAAACTCTTTCCAACACGAAGAGAAGCAAGAAGTACCACAACTGTGCTCCAGCACCAACAGTGATGATATTGACAATGGTTTTCTTGAGTCGGAGCCTATTATACACAATCAATCATTGTCCAATGATGTTTCAGGAACTGGAAACGAAATCAATGAGATGGTGGATTCCTAG